One Hermetia illucens chromosome 4, iHerIll2.2.curated.20191125, whole genome shotgun sequence DNA segment encodes these proteins:
- the LOC119655038 gene encoding chymotrypsin-1-like: MSPLILALASVFILSSVSCVNHHLHIAGGKDAKIEDYPYQISLRDLRSPYLHICGGALYRTNVVITAAHCVYGRQETYLQVQGGTADRMLGGVISSVQKVLIHPQFDYDRRFNDVALVYLTNAFLPNGNQIATIEIANSSEMANTTMAIVSGWGKEGSNTQFSQTLKYLNVNIMQNRDCNEVLGGITDKMVCAVQSAPSGTCTGDSGDPLVIEVNAGKATKKKLIGTVSFISSGECAFGQPTAYMRMESYKSWIDTN, encoded by the coding sequence ATGTCTCCGCTTATACTCGCACTTGCGTCCGTTTTTATTCTGAGCTCTGTAAGTTGTGTTAATCATCATCTACACATAGCCGGCGGAAAAGATgccaaaattgaagactatcctTATCAAATTTCCCTGAGGGATTTAAGGAGTCCTTATCTGCACATTTGTGGCGGAGCTCTTTACAGGACGAACGTCGTAATAACTGCCGCCCACTGCGTCTACGGCAGGCAAGAAACATATCTACAAGTTCAGGGTGGAACGGCTGACCGAATGCTGGGTGGAGTTATTTCCAGTGTTCAAAAAGTGCTCATTCATCCCCAATTTGATTATGATCGACGCTTCAACGATGTGGCGCTTGTGTACCTAACAAATGCATTCCTTCCTAATGGCAATCAAATTGCCACTATTGAAATTGCCAACAGTTCTGAAATGGCAAATACTACAATGGCAATAGTTAGCGGATGGGGAAAGGAAGGAAGCAATACACAGTTTTCACAAAcattaaaatatttgaatgtgaatattaTGCAGAATCGCGACTGCAATGAGGTCCTTGGAGGAATCACTGATAAAATGGTGTGTGCAGTACAAAGTGCACCCTCTGGAACGTGTACAGGAGATAGCGGAGATCCACTAGTGATTGAGGTAAATGCGGGGAAAGCAACAAAGAAAAAGTTAATTGGAACCGTATCGTTCATCTCGAGCGGGGAATGTGCCTTTGGGCAACCCACTGCATACATGAGAATGGAATCTTACAAAAGTTGGATTGATACCAATTAA
- the LOC119655350 gene encoding pre-mRNA-splicing factor Syf2: MEPTKISAEKHQERLERLRNLHKLRNEARTQNHQEVIAEDARKKLPNNWESRKRQADWILADEKARKEAEAEGKDYDRLKLLEISAVDAERIEKKKKKKNPDLGFSSYESQTARQYNRLVKNMPARDMVKYEKQKNELGEAFYGGPNTILQGLHKDTPNAINNMVKDLETQIEKRKKYSRRRTYNDDADVDFINERNSKFNKKLERYYGEHTAEIKQNLERGTAI; this comes from the coding sequence ATGGAGCCGACAAAAATATCAGCGGAGAAGCATCAAGAGCGTCTGGAACGCCTGCGAAATCTCCACAAACTACGCAACGAAGCTCGTACGCAAAATCATCAAGAAGTCATAGCAGAGGATGCTCGGAAGAAATTGCCAAACAACTGGGAGTCCCGAAAGCGACAAGCAGACTGGATCCTGGCAGACGAGAAAGCCCGCAAAGAAGCTGAAGCCGAGGGCAAGGACTACGATCGACTCAAGCTCCTGGAAATATCGGCAGTCGATGCAGAACGcatagagaaaaagaaaaagaagaaaaatcccGACCTGGGCTTCTCATCATATGAATCGCAGACTGCCCGCCAGTACAATCGCCTCGTGAAGAACATGCCTGCCCGGGATATGGTGAAATATGAGAAGCAGAAGAACGAACTTGGGGAAGCTTTCTACGGAGGACCTAATACCATCTTGCAAGGACTGCACAAGGATACTCCTAACGCAATCAACAATATGGTGAAGGATTTGGAGACGCAAatcgagaaaaggaaaaaatactCGAGGAGGCGGACTTACAACGACGATGCAGATGTGGATTTCATCAACGAAAGGAACTCGAAGTTCAACAAGAAGTTGGAGCGCTACTATGGCGAGCATACCGCGGAAATCAAGCAGAACTTGGAACGGGGTACAGCCATCTAG
- the LOC119655351 gene encoding protein aveugle gives MVEETVKESKSRVKRPKPVYLWTVADVQKWFKRHCAEYIKYAELFSKHEITGRALLRINDNSLQRMGITDNRDREAIWREIVKQRLKTDIMEIRDLERMNSIYYS, from the exons ATGGTTGAGGAAACTGTGAAGGAAAGTAAATCCCGTGTTAAGCGACCGAAACCCGTGTATTTATGGACTGTTGCTGATGTACAGAAATGGTTTAAGCGACATTGCGCTGAATACATCAAATATGCAGAATTGTTTTCGAAG caTGAAATCACGGGCCGGGCGTTACTTCGTATTAATGACAACTCCCTACAAAGGATGGGTATCACAGATAATCGAGATCGAGAGGCAATCTGGCGAGAAATTGTTAAGCAAAGGCTGAAAACTGATATTATGGAGATTCGTGATCTTGAGCGAATGAACAGTATTTACTACTCATAA